A region from the Bactrocera dorsalis isolate Fly_Bdor chromosome 1, ASM2337382v1, whole genome shotgun sequence genome encodes:
- the LOC125777645 gene encoding uncharacterized protein LOC125777645: MSEHDDLLALTEEIFNNICIKLKRKMSAFSELPIQECSHAPDMRLDPVSIPSFDGQPSNWLAFNDMFETLVHNRSDLQPTYKLGKLRQYVKAENVPLVGGLYTGGYEEVWAELKQRYDNPRTLSEHHVQHLLDLPTHPSESRATLLNFVDSVRNSFRALELMNVPVKQWDAIAVPLLLPKLPIVTRTEWGMSLKSNEIPKMEEVIMFVERRAANLPTSSPIVPHISSGRTSSRVVKAHLTMNSGKILNPLVASDKATNCPSCNEFHRITKCQTFRNLQLDGRWDLVKQASLCFNCLKAGHRNRDCLSGLCLNCQQKHNTLLCRRPQQRSVEGTFSRFTPGASATTPIVSQE; this comes from the coding sequence ATGTCAGAGCATGATGATTTGCTCGCTTTAACGGAGGAGATTTTTAACAACATTTGCATCAAACTAAAACGCAAAATGTCAGCGTTTAGCGAACTTCCCATCCAAGAATGCAGCCATGCACCAGACATGCGTTTGGATCCCGTCTCCATTCCGAGCTTTGACGGACAGCCGTCCAATTGGTTAGCGTTTAATGATATGTTTGAGACGCTGGTTCACAACAGAAGTGACTTGCAGCCCACCTATAAACTGGGAAAATTGAGACAATATGTGAAGGCGGAAAATGTTCCTTTAGTCGGTGGTTTGTACACAGGTGGTTATGAAGAAGTCTGGGCTGAACTGAAACAACGTTACGACAACCCCCGTACTCTTTCGGAACATCATGTTCAGCATCTTCTAGACTTACCAACTCACCCATCAGAATCTCGAGCTACGCTACTTAATTTTGTGGATAGTGTACGTAATTCCTTCAGAGCGCTTGAATTGATGAATGTGCCAGTAAAACAGTGGGATGCTATAGCCGTACCACTGCTACTACCGAAACTGCCGATTGTTACTCGAACCGAGTGGGGAATGAGCCTAAAATCCAATGAAATTCCGAAAATGGAAGAAGTGATCATGTTCGTGGAACGGCGTGCAGCAAACCTGCCGACATCGTCGCCAATTGTTCCACATATTTCAAGCGGACGCACATCCAGTCGTGTCGTGAAGGCGCATCTGACTATGAACTCCGGAAAAATTCTTAATCCATTGGTAGCATCTGACAAGGCAACGAATTGCCCATCTTGTAATGAGTTTCATCGCATTACGAAATGTCAAACGTTTCGTAACCTTCAACTTGACGGACGCTGGGACTTGGTGAAGCAGGCATCATTATGTTTCAATTGCCTCAAGGCCGGCCATCGTAATCGCGACTGTCTATCTGGTTTATGTCTCAACTGCCAACAGAAACACAATACTCTTCTATGTAGAAGGCCCCAGCAGAGGAGCGTTGAAGGTACTTTCTCCAGATTTACTCCTGGAGCGTCGGCTACAACACCAATAGTGTCCCAAGAGTGA